A stretch of DNA from Rattus rattus isolate New Zealand chromosome 1, Rrattus_CSIRO_v1, whole genome shotgun sequence:
GCTTGGGGACTGCTCTTAGGATATCTACTGGACAAGGCAGGATTACAAGGTGAGCTATGGGGACAGGAAGTAGGAGCAGTTTTGAGAACAGCAGACTCTCGGGGAAGTTCTTTTGGGCCAGAATTTGAAGTAGTTGTGATGGAGGGTTCCATAAGCAGACTAGAGAGGCCAAAGGgctgggagggaggctgaggacaAGGGTTGGTCTTGTGGGATTTAGGATGGTTAGGGGGAGTGTGGTGGGGTGTGTTCACTAGGGAGCGACACTTGCAGGGAGCGCGTCGTGATTCCAAGGATTTTGGGGGCTTCGTTTGAGGGGTAACTGGGGTAGGAAGACTGGATTTGTTATAACCTTTAGGGGACTTAGGTGGTTGTCCGGGGTTGTTAGGGGACTGATTGTCCGGGGGAGCTGGGAAATACAGGGAAGGATAAGGATACTGAGAAGGTGAAGATTCTGTGGGGCAGGGAGGGCCAGAAATGACAGTACCTGGGCTTAGTATGAGGTAAGAGTTCCCCCCAGGCTCCCACAGAAAGGACCCTAAGCAGGGCTTGtggagagcctgaggcagggagGAGCTAGGAGAATCAGCACTCTCAGGTGGTAGGTTGATGACACAGTAAGGACTCCTAGGGACAGATATCTGGGAATCTGGGCATAAATGAGAATAATGAATACAGCCCTCTTGGGGTGAGATGGGAGAGCCAGACACGACTGcctgagaagaaagaggagggccACAGCAATTTTTCCCAAGAGATACATCAAGCTGTGGTTTAGGTTCACAAGAATCTGGAGGGAGAGGATGATCATGGTAAGGGTTGCCAGAGGGTGGGGAAGATGCTGAGGAAAGGGGAGGATCATTGTaacttcttccagaggaccagtaGGGCATCGCAGGCCCAGTTTCCAAAACGCGATGAGAAATGTTTGCAGAGGTTAGAGGTCTAGTTTCCACAGCTGGGCGAGGAAGGGAAGATGAAACCGGAAGGCCAGTTCTCAGGGGCCGATGGGGAAGAGGTGAAACTGTGGAGTAATTTCTCTGGGACCTTGACGTAAGAGGAGTCGAAATCACGGGGCCTGTCTCCAAGGCTATATGAGTAAGTTGAGGGGAAGTTACTGGGCTGGCTCTAGGGGGCTGATGAATGAGAGGTGGGGAAGTCACGTAACAAAGACGCGGACTTTGAGGACATGAACGCGGAGCTTCTGGGGAACCAATACAGTTGCAATAATGGCCCCGCTGATGAGGAGAGGGTGGCCCCTGAAGGCTGAATCGGTCAAAACAAGGACTCGAAGGGGATGAACTAGTTGGCTCTTGGCTGTACAGCCTTCCTAGGAGTGGAGAAAAGGGTTCAAAAGAACACCTCTCCCCTGCGGGTGGGGAGGAGAGTGACGAGggcggagggggtggggtgggcatcGGTCGAGGTAAGCAAGGAGAAGAAATGGTGAGGCAAGGGAAAGGGGGGTTGGTGAATCTGTTGCCTGCATTTGGAGAAAGGCCAGCAGTACAGGAAAGGTGATCGCTGAACTCTTTCCCGGGCGCCACAGGCACCTGGACAGTGTAAACAGGGGTGAATCCTTTCCTGAAGGACGACGGAGACGCAGGAGGGAAGGAGTAGTTGTTAGGACAGTCAGCTTGAGGTGCAGTTGCAGGGGTTGAAATtttaaggaggaaaggaggggaagaggtcATGGGactgaaggggaagggaaagagggaggaagggaaaggaaaaagaacggTGGGAAGGGCAAGATGAAGGTAAGCAAGAAAAAATAACATGAGGCGATGTGACGTCACCGAATGAAAGCTCAGGCAGTGACTTAACAGAGAGGGGCGGAGTCAGGGGGCTGCTTATGCAACCGGAAGAGGAGGCTTGTGGTTATTAAAAGGGCAGGCAGAAGCGTGACAAGAGCTCCAAGAAGGCTTCGGTCCCCGGAGTGGATGTCCCTAATGCAACCGTGAGTGACGGAAAACGCAAGGGCTGAATAAGTCTCCCTCTATGTCAGACCTTACCCATTTCTTCTTATATCGATGTCTCCGCGGGACTGGCGTGAAGTCCACGAGCTTCAGCAGCTTTCGAACACCTCTTAATACGGGCGCAGCCATGTCAGCTAGCAACGCCAATAACTCCGACTGAAATAGTAGCTGCACTCTCGCGGGTTCCGGGGAGAATTGAGAGCTGCTTAGAATAACAGCGGCAAAGGGGGCGGGGTTATGCTTGCCGCGCCCCTAGAGCTTCGCTTGCCTTCACACCCCGCCCACCAGAGAGTACCGGGCTCACCCGAAGCAGTGGCTGGCCTTGCTAGAGCATCTAAAGAGGCTCCTAGGAGGTGCAGGAAAGGCCTTCTGGGCTCAAACTGCATGAAGAAAGATGCCAAGGTAGAACGAAATTAGACCATACTGAAGACTGAAGTGGAATTGCAAGGAAGCCATAGAAATTTGTTTCAAGATCTGACTTTTAACGGTCCTTTTCAAGACTCGGTACCtacttttgtgttctttcttAGACTCTCAAATTGACACCATCACTCAGGAtccaagaagagaaaggggtgatcactattttttgaaataatCGTCTGGCTGAGCACAGTGGCATATGTCTTattccagcccttggaaggcagaagcgGGCGAactctctgagttccaagccaaacCTAGTTTTCCTAGCTACAGGACAGCAAGCGTTTCTAGTGAGACAGCGAGAGACAGacaagacacaaagaaagatgGTCTAGGTAGGTaagaataagaaaaggaagatgagagaGATGATGGTTTGGATTAGTGTACTGGCAGTGAGAACAGAGAGGACTTCAGTAATTGATAGAATTGTAGAACGCATCGGCCTTACCTAAAGTAGCATAGGACATATGtgaaactctgggttcaatccccaacagcTCCATcccaaggttttgttttgttttgttttttttataaaatacgGCTGGGTGTGGCTGGTGGAggacacctgtaatcctagctgttGGCAAATGAAGTAAAAGAGAGTTGGAGGCAAACCTGGGCCACAGGAGACTTAATCTcagaaaaaccaaagacaaattaatatgtattatatcTCAAGTTTTAACAGCTTTTCTGTAGCCTTACTTTTATTCTTATAATGTATTGCCTCCCAGAATATATTATAGTCAGTCaactcataatttttaaaatgttaaaatgtcaaGCAGATCTCTGGAACCTGTTAGGCCAGCCAACTCTTTGgaattggtgagttccagattCCGTGAGACCATCTGAAGACATGTACTGACCTTCCATATGCACATATGCGtggacatacacagacatataccacacacttttttttttttttttttttttttttttttttttttttttgagacggatCTCACTGCATAGCCAATTCTGACCTCTAACTTTCTATATAGACTGAGCTAGCCTGGAAATTATAcctgcctgcctccatctcccaagcacAGGGATTAAAGGTTGTGTGCCCAAAATGTAACTCATAAAATGAGCACTTGCCAAAAATTGTGTTCATCATCCAAGCCGCACACATATCTCTCATTatcttaaataatgaaaataaaataagtgagaATTTGAGTTTCAAAATTTTAGTGAGCAAATGAGGCCATGATCActcatgtccttttgttttatttactcactttcaTCTCAATTGCTGCCCCTTACCGatctctccctcccacaatccccccatcccctcttctcctAGAGGGTGGAGGCCCCCCAAGGTGTCCCCTCTGagtgcccccaccccatccccccaccccaccacacccggCACGTCAAGTCTCTGCAGTGGCTAGGTGtggcctctcccactgaggccagacaaggcagcccagctggatgaacatatcccacagacaagcttttgagacagtctctgctccagctgtttgggaaaaaggatagaaaggaaaggggggcCATGTTATCATTGGACTACTTTCTGCTGATTGGGGGGGTCACATtttctacatatgtgtggggaggcctaggtccagcccgtgaatgttctttgcttggtggtgcagtctctgagagccccaagggtctaggttagtttactgtgttcttcctgtggagttcctatcccctttgcaGCCAATGGCTCAaatctttaatccctgcactctcagagtctgagtcaggtggatctcttagtTAGACCAACCTGTTCTgcacagagttcaaggccagctagggatGTATAGTAAAATActgtctcttttgttgttgtcgttgttgttaatGTAATCAGAGGAacatagtgagaattttggtttctttgaaaaacacaggaATATGGGAATATGTTCTTATTTTAATCCACAGTGTGGGATATGGAGGGGCtgtttcagattgtccacagaAGCTATGATTTGCTTTGAgctctagcagaggtgtgattttgccagtAGCAGATAATTTCTGCGATTGtgtgatatttggaattctggggacttttcagagggtatagaAATGTTAGGGCCCCAAGAGGCAGGATGGGTTGCTGGTTGGTTGCTGGTTAAGTAATCATCCACAAAATAGGAGAAATTAGATATCTTTTCTTAAGAAACAAGcacatttttttatgtgtatgaacacactgtcactgtcttcagacacaccagaagagggcatcagatcccattccaaatggttgtgagccaccatgcgactgctgggatttgaactcaggacctctggaagagcaggagttcttaacagctgagcagTCGCTTCAGCcccaagcactttttttttttttttaaaacattgcaaAAGAGATTTGCCagcctctgttaagcacagatgaTAAAATAGTGGGGTGGGACCTGACTtttgaaattaccatttctaccaagCCTTGGCCAGGATTTGTTGTGTcccaggatgcccttgaactcaggaatctgcctgcctttgtatctttctgacaaac
This window harbors:
- the LOC116898190 gene encoding sperm head and tail associated protein-like, which encodes MLFFLAYLHLALPTVLFPFPSSLFPFPFSPMTSSPPFLLKISTPATAPQADCPNNYSFPPASPSSFRKGFTPVYTVQVPVAPGKEFSDHLSCTAGLSPNAGNRFTNPPFPCLTISSPCLPRPMPTPPPPPSSLSSPPAGERCSFEPFSPLLGRLYSQEPTSSSPSSPCFDRFSLQGPPSPHQRGHYCNCIGSPEAPRSCPQSPRLCYVTSPPLIHQPPRASPVTSPQLTHIALETGPVISTPLTSRSQRNYSTVSPLPHRPLRTGLPVSSSLPRPAVETRPLTSANISHRVLETGPAMPYWSSGRSYNDPPLSSASSPPSGNPYHDHPLPPDSCEPKPQLDVSLGKNCCGPPLSSQAVVSGSPISPQEGCIHYSHLCPDSQISVPRSPYCVINLPPESADSPSSSLPQALHKPCLGSFLWEPGGNSYLILSPGTVISGPPCPTESSPSQYPYPSLYFPAPPDNQSPNNPGQPPKSPKGYNKSSLPTPVTPQTKPPKSLESRRAPCKCRSLVNTPHHTPPNHPKSHKTNPCPQPPSQPFGLSSLLMEPSITTTSNSGPKELPRESAVLKTAPTSCPHSSPCNPALSSRYPKSSPQAPPPVSPCNTHMYSVVPPTSHLSPLSSPLNQSTHLPNDQHVILPCGTYSAPRGPPPPYSKPVAPPCSTHIYSFIPLRTPFDPRCLPIVPRARFCSTTIPCGVHTYAVTSPSPPANPAQIPYSCPFPSSKSSSNCCSTSASSTIVCSDYQSSDNQSNHQNKSQSQSKSSPPHNPSKSPPRRDKFESTSRSRSHSPPQNNTQDCSENAHTSAIHHKRSWKQSSSAPDDKNKNQSKSSQHGKNSGQIKSPSVKKK